In Rhizobium indicum, the following proteins share a genomic window:
- the ntrB gene encoding nitrate ABC transporter permease: MSALANKENPSTAASATLAAKVLPFSGKHGSRIDFRRAALTALRNVVPPVVVLALILLVWQVLCSSADASLPSPHRVWQDSYDLIAYPFFNYGSQDIGLGWRVLISLQRVLYGFGLAAVTGVIIGAIIGQSVWAMRGLDPIFQVLRTVPPLAWLPLSLAAFQDSNPSAIFVIFITSIWPVIINTAVGVRNIPQDYRNVAEVLRLNQFEFFWKIMLPSAAPYIFTGLRIGVGLSWLAIVAAEMLTGGVGIGFFIWDAWNSSRLPDIIVALAYIGIVGFALDKLVAALGKLITRGAMAN, encoded by the coding sequence ATGTCCGCCCTGGCAAATAAAGAAAATCCCTCCACGGCCGCCTCTGCCACGCTGGCGGCAAAGGTTCTGCCATTTTCCGGCAAGCACGGATCGCGGATCGATTTTCGTCGAGCGGCACTGACCGCCCTTCGCAATGTCGTTCCGCCAGTCGTCGTGCTGGCACTCATCCTGCTCGTCTGGCAGGTGCTCTGTTCGTCGGCGGATGCGTCTTTGCCCTCGCCGCATCGGGTCTGGCAGGATAGCTATGACCTGATCGCCTATCCGTTTTTCAACTACGGCTCCCAGGATATCGGGCTCGGCTGGCGCGTGCTCATTTCGCTGCAGCGCGTTCTCTATGGCTTTGGGCTTGCCGCGGTCACAGGCGTCATCATCGGTGCGATCATCGGCCAGTCGGTCTGGGCGATGCGTGGCCTCGATCCGATCTTCCAGGTGCTGCGCACGGTTCCGCCGCTCGCCTGGCTGCCGCTTTCGCTCGCAGCCTTCCAGGATTCCAACCCCTCGGCGATCTTCGTGATCTTCATCACGTCGATCTGGCCGGTGATCATCAACACCGCCGTCGGCGTGCGTAATATCCCGCAGGACTACCGCAATGTCGCCGAGGTGCTGCGCCTCAACCAGTTCGAGTTTTTCTGGAAGATCATGCTGCCTTCGGCAGCGCCTTACATCTTCACAGGCCTCAGGATCGGCGTCGGCCTCTCCTGGCTCGCCATCGTCGCGGCCGAAATGCTGACGGGCGGCGTCGGCATCGGCTTCTTCATCTGGGACGCATGGAACTCGTCGCGCCTTCCGGACATCATCGTCGCGCTCGCCTATATCGGCATCGTCGGCTTCGCCCTCGACAAGCTGGTGGCAGCACTCGGCAAACTCATCACCCGCGGCGCCATGGCCAACTGA
- a CDS encoding NUDIX hydrolase has protein sequence MTPSKKSRKPRPDKSQPLLRQLAAVPETLFAGAFRQQYGALCFRHGNAGSEVEILVITSRESGRWVIPKGWPMKGKKPFEAAAIEAWEEAGVRGVVKKKPVGRYTYLKELDNGDVAPCIVDMFQIEVTDISGNFKERGQRILEWVSPDEAARRVREIELKSLLVQFEAHGRKKPDRG, from the coding sequence ATGACGCCGAGCAAAAAAAGCAGGAAGCCTCGACCGGACAAATCCCAGCCACTGCTGCGGCAGCTCGCTGCCGTTCCTGAAACGCTGTTCGCCGGTGCATTCCGTCAACAATACGGCGCACTTTGCTTCCGCCACGGCAATGCCGGATCCGAGGTCGAAATCCTGGTGATCACATCGCGCGAGAGCGGGCGCTGGGTCATCCCGAAAGGGTGGCCGATGAAAGGGAAAAAGCCTTTCGAAGCAGCAGCAATCGAGGCCTGGGAGGAGGCAGGCGTGCGCGGGGTAGTGAAGAAGAAACCGGTCGGCCGCTATACCTATCTGAAAGAACTCGACAATGGCGATGTGGCGCCCTGTATCGTCGACATGTTTCAGATTGAAGTCACGGACATCAGCGGCAATTTCAAGGAGCGGGGTCAGCGTATTCTCGAATGGGTCAGCCCGGATGAAGCGGCACGCCGCGTTCGCGAGATCGAACTCAAGTCGCTGCTCGTCCAATTTGAAGCGCACGGCCGAAAAAAGCCTGATCGCGGCTGA
- a CDS encoding GntR family transcriptional regulator: protein MKQTRRREVIRTGTTVEQMVRAIADMIVTGEILPGAKLDEVSLAVRFDVSRTPVREALRELGAMGLIAREPNRSAIVTNVTEAYLHSMFEAMAELEAICARLSAERMTVDERRALELEHRGSVRLVHAGAEEEYSAHNTEFHTRLYHGAHNDHVFEMVTQTRARLAPFRRAQFRLPGRLAKSYEEHGRIVTAIMRADAAAAGQAAYSHVEIVSDASAVFATPGE from the coding sequence GTGAAGCAGACTAGGCGCAGAGAAGTGATCCGTACCGGAACCACCGTCGAACAGATGGTGCGGGCGATTGCCGACATGATCGTCACGGGTGAAATCCTGCCGGGCGCGAAGTTGGACGAGGTGTCGCTCGCGGTTCGTTTCGACGTTTCGCGCACGCCGGTGCGCGAGGCTCTGCGTGAGCTGGGCGCCATGGGATTGATTGCGCGCGAGCCGAACCGCAGTGCCATCGTGACCAATGTCACCGAAGCCTATCTGCATTCGATGTTCGAGGCGATGGCGGAACTCGAAGCGATCTGCGCCAGGCTCTCGGCCGAGCGTATGACGGTCGATGAACGGCGCGCGCTGGAGTTGGAACATCGGGGATCGGTGAGGCTCGTGCATGCCGGCGCGGAAGAAGAATATTCGGCTCACAATACTGAATTTCACACCCGGCTTTATCACGGCGCGCATAATGATCATGTCTTCGAGATGGTGACCCAGACACGGGCGCGGCTCGCGCCTTTTCGGCGGGCGCAGTTCCGCCTGCCCGGGCGTCTGGCAAAATCCTATGAGGAGCACGGCCGGATCGTCACTGCGATCATGCGCGCGGACGCCGCCGCCGCGGGGCAGGCGGCATATTCCCATGTGGAAATTGTCAGCGATGCCAGCGCGGTCTTTGCAACGCCCGGGGAGTAA
- a CDS encoding inorganic phosphate transporter: MDASLALPLLVGLVAIALFFDFLNGLHDAANSIATIVSTRVLRPQYAVAWAAFFNFIAFLFFGLHVAETLGTGIIDPAIVSPQVIFAALMGAIIWNIITWIFGIPSSSSHALVGGLVGAGLAKVGFNSIVWNGLLKTVGAIFVSPAIGFLLALVLVLAVSWLFVRQTPFAVDRTFRIMQFVSASLYSLGHGGNDAQKTMGIIAVLLFSQGYLGPTFYVPFWVVITCQSAMALGTLFGGWRIVHTMGSKITRLNPMQGFCAETGGALTLFGATWLGIPVSTTHTITGAIIGVGAARRVSAVRWGLAGNIVIAWIITMPAAAAISAAFYGLVSLLQ; encoded by the coding sequence ATGGATGCCTCCCTCGCTCTGCCGCTGCTGGTCGGCCTGGTCGCTATCGCCCTGTTCTTCGACTTTCTCAATGGTCTGCATGACGCGGCCAATTCGATCGCCACGATCGTCTCGACCCGCGTCCTGCGGCCACAATATGCCGTCGCCTGGGCGGCGTTCTTCAATTTCATCGCATTCCTGTTCTTCGGCCTGCATGTCGCCGAGACACTGGGGACCGGCATCATCGATCCTGCGATCGTTTCGCCACAAGTGATCTTCGCAGCACTCATGGGCGCGATCATCTGGAATATCATCACCTGGATTTTCGGGATTCCGTCGAGCTCGTCGCATGCGCTTGTCGGTGGGCTGGTGGGGGCTGGTCTGGCAAAGGTGGGCTTCAACTCGATCGTCTGGAACGGCCTTCTAAAAACCGTCGGTGCTATTTTCGTATCGCCAGCCATCGGCTTTCTGCTTGCCCTGGTGCTGGTGCTCGCAGTCTCCTGGCTATTCGTCCGGCAAACACCGTTTGCGGTGGATCGCACATTTCGCATCATGCAGTTCGTATCCGCTTCGCTCTACTCGCTGGGCCACGGCGGAAACGATGCGCAGAAGACGATGGGCATCATCGCGGTGCTCCTGTTCAGCCAGGGATATCTTGGCCCGACATTCTACGTGCCTTTCTGGGTGGTCATTACCTGCCAGTCGGCAATGGCTCTCGGTACGCTCTTTGGCGGATGGCGGATCGTTCATACCATGGGGTCGAAGATCACCCGGCTCAACCCCATGCAAGGTTTCTGCGCGGAGACCGGCGGAGCGTTGACACTCTTCGGAGCGACCTGGCTCGGTATTCCCGTTTCGACGACGCATACCATCACCGGAGCTATCATCGGAGTGGGCGCGGCTCGTCGTGTCTCAGCCGTGCGCTGGGGATTGGCCGGCAACATCGTGATCGCCTGGATCATCACGATGCCGGCGGCTGCAGCAATATCCGCGGCGTTCTACGGCCTCGTATCTTTGCTGCAATGA
- a CDS encoding CmpA/NrtA family ABC transporter substrate-binding protein: MTKNLQTGISTSGITRRSMLKTTAAAALIGAVKAAFPSGAFAAGAGPEVKGVKLGFIALTDSAPLIIAKEKGFFDKHGLPETDVAKQASWGATRDNLVLGGAANGIDGAHILSPLPYLMHTGKVTQNNKPVPMAILARLNLDSQGISVAKEYADTGVQLDSSKLKAAFEKKKAEGKEIKAAMTFPGGTHDLWIRYWLAAGGIDPNKDVSTIVVPPPQMVANMKVGNMDVFCVGEPWNEQLVNQGIGFTAATTGELWKGHPEKALGLRADWIEQNPNAAKALLMAVMEAQQWCESMDNKAEMADILGKRQWFNVPTKDVLGRLKGDINYGNGRDVKATDLYMKFWKDGASYPFKSHDTWFMTENIRWGNLPASTDVKALVNQVNREDIWREAAKDLGVAAADIPASSSRGKETFFDGKVFDPENPSAYLDSLSIKAVS; this comes from the coding sequence ATGACAAAGAATTTGCAGACTGGGATTTCGACAAGCGGCATTACCCGCCGCAGCATGCTTAAGACGACCGCAGCGGCTGCCCTCATCGGCGCCGTCAAGGCTGCCTTTCCGTCCGGCGCCTTCGCAGCCGGAGCAGGCCCTGAGGTGAAAGGTGTCAAGCTCGGCTTTATCGCTCTAACCGATTCCGCACCGTTGATCATCGCCAAGGAAAAGGGCTTTTTCGACAAGCATGGCCTTCCGGAAACGGATGTGGCCAAACAGGCATCCTGGGGTGCGACCCGCGACAATCTCGTGCTGGGCGGCGCAGCAAACGGCATCGACGGTGCGCATATCCTGTCGCCGCTCCCCTATCTCATGCATACCGGCAAGGTGACGCAGAACAATAAGCCGGTGCCGATGGCTATCCTCGCCCGGCTCAACCTCGACAGCCAGGGTATTTCCGTCGCCAAGGAATATGCCGACACCGGCGTGCAACTGGATTCCTCCAAGCTGAAGGCGGCATTCGAGAAAAAGAAGGCGGAGGGCAAGGAGATCAAGGCCGCCATGACCTTCCCGGGCGGCACCCATGACCTTTGGATTCGCTACTGGCTCGCCGCCGGCGGCATCGATCCGAACAAGGACGTTTCGACCATCGTCGTGCCGCCGCCGCAGATGGTTGCCAACATGAAGGTCGGCAACATGGACGTCTTCTGTGTGGGCGAACCGTGGAACGAGCAGCTCGTCAACCAGGGCATCGGCTTTACCGCAGCCACCACCGGCGAACTCTGGAAGGGTCACCCTGAAAAGGCGCTCGGACTGCGCGCCGACTGGATCGAACAGAATCCCAATGCTGCCAAGGCCCTGCTGATGGCCGTCATGGAGGCGCAGCAGTGGTGCGAAAGCATGGACAACAAGGCGGAGATGGCTGACATTCTCGGCAAGCGCCAATGGTTCAACGTTCCGACGAAGGACGTGCTCGGCCGCCTCAAGGGCGACATCAATTATGGCAACGGCCGCGATGTCAAAGCCACCGACCTCTATATGAAGTTCTGGAAAGACGGCGCCTCCTATCCGTTCAAGAGCCACGATACCTGGTTCATGACGGAAAACATCCGCTGGGGAAATCTGCCGGCGAGCACCGACGTCAAGGCGCTGGTCAACCAGGTGAACCGCGAAGACATCTGGCGCGAGGCCGCCAAGGATCTCGGCGTCGCGGCGGCCGATATTCCCGCATCGTCTTCTCGCGGCAAGGAGACTTTCTTCGACGGCAAGGTTTTCGACCCTGAAAATCCCTCGGCCTATCTCGACAGCCTTTCGATCAAGGCTGTCTCCTGA
- a CDS encoding ABC transporter permease: protein MSAWSLAFVPTLVRRERASLAAALCAPVIALGGAITLNLGLYVLMGRDPVAVVYAMLFEPFLSWASFSEVLLKAGPLLLIAQGLAIGFRAKVFNIGAEGQFILGAIFASAIPVWFPQATGQWIWPAMLLLGAIGGALWASLTAFWRVRLNANEILVSLMLSLVAAQLLNYLLLGPWKDPNGFNFPQSVMFQYDAMVPTLIAGTRVNVSFLITLALSVAAWVFMQRSFIGYKLQVGGLAPRAAGYAGFKEGWAIWLSLLIGGFAAGLAGAAEVAGPLGQLQRSVASGYGYAAIIVAYLGGLHPIGIVVSALVMAVIYIGGDNAMVSANLPIAAVRVFQGSLLLAYLIAVAFVRYRLERRRAAHRSPS from the coding sequence ATGAGCGCTTGGTCCCTTGCTTTCGTTCCCACCCTGGTCCGCCGGGAGCGCGCCTCGCTTGCCGCGGCCCTGTGCGCACCTGTCATAGCGCTCGGGGGAGCGATCACACTTAATCTCGGCCTCTACGTTTTGATGGGCCGCGACCCTGTCGCGGTTGTCTATGCGATGCTTTTTGAGCCCTTCCTTTCCTGGGCGTCATTTTCGGAAGTGCTTTTGAAGGCAGGTCCGCTCCTGCTCATCGCCCAAGGACTGGCGATCGGCTTTCGCGCCAAGGTCTTCAACATCGGCGCCGAAGGCCAGTTCATTCTTGGCGCGATCTTCGCCTCTGCCATTCCGGTCTGGTTTCCCCAGGCAACAGGCCAATGGATCTGGCCGGCGATGCTGTTGCTCGGCGCCATCGGCGGCGCTCTCTGGGCTTCTCTCACCGCCTTCTGGCGCGTACGCCTCAATGCCAACGAGATCCTCGTTTCTTTGATGCTGAGCCTCGTTGCGGCGCAGCTGCTGAACTATTTGCTGCTCGGCCCCTGGAAAGATCCGAATGGCTTCAACTTCCCCCAGTCGGTGATGTTTCAGTACGATGCGATGGTGCCGACCCTGATCGCCGGTACCCGCGTCAATGTCTCATTCCTCATCACGCTCGCTTTGTCTGTTGCAGCCTGGGTCTTCATGCAGAGGAGCTTCATCGGTTACAAGCTGCAGGTCGGCGGTCTGGCGCCGCGGGCTGCCGGCTATGCCGGCTTCAAGGAAGGTTGGGCGATCTGGCTTTCGCTGCTGATCGGCGGTTTTGCGGCCGGTCTTGCCGGTGCCGCCGAAGTCGCCGGTCCGCTCGGCCAGCTGCAGCGTTCGGTCGCGAGCGGTTATGGCTATGCGGCCATCATCGTCGCCTATCTCGGCGGCCTGCATCCGATCGGCATCGTGGTCTCGGCGCTGGTCATGGCGGTCATCTATATCGGTGGCGACAATGCCATGGTCTCGGCCAACCTGCCGATCGCTGCCGTCCGTGTCTTCCAGGGCAGCCTGCTGCTCGCCTACCTAATCGCCGTCGCCTTCGTGCGCTATCGCCTTGAACGGCGCCGCGCCGCTCACCGGAGCCCATCATGA
- a CDS encoding ABC transporter ATP-binding protein has protein sequence MNAYLKLDHIDKHFDRGGVRAEVLKDINLTISAGEFVSIIGHSGCGKSTLLNLIAGLTPVSAGAVLLENREVNGPGPERAVVFQNHSLLPWLTVYENVNLAVSKLFSRTKTKAERHEWVMANLDLVQMAHARDKRPSEISGGMKQRVGIARALAMEPKILLLDEPFGALDALTRAHLQDAVMEIHARLGNTMVMITHDVDEAVLLSDRIVMMTNGPAARIGEVLDVTMPRPRHRIELASDRTYLKCREAVLKFLYERHRFIEAAE, from the coding sequence ATGAACGCCTATCTGAAGCTCGACCATATCGACAAACATTTCGATCGGGGCGGCGTGCGCGCCGAGGTCCTGAAGGACATCAACCTGACGATTTCCGCAGGCGAATTCGTCTCGATCATCGGCCATTCGGGCTGCGGCAAGTCCACCCTGCTCAACCTCATCGCCGGCCTGACCCCGGTTTCGGCAGGCGCCGTGCTCCTTGAAAACCGTGAGGTCAACGGACCCGGTCCGGAGCGTGCCGTCGTCTTCCAGAACCACTCGCTGCTGCCCTGGCTGACGGTCTACGAGAACGTCAATCTCGCCGTCTCCAAACTCTTCAGCCGAACGAAGACCAAGGCCGAGCGGCATGAGTGGGTGATGGCCAACCTCGACCTCGTGCAGATGGCGCATGCAAGGGATAAGCGGCCTTCGGAAATTTCAGGCGGCATGAAACAGCGCGTCGGCATCGCCCGCGCGCTTGCAATGGAGCCGAAGATCCTGCTGCTCGACGAACCCTTCGGCGCGCTCGATGCACTGACCCGCGCTCATCTGCAGGACGCGGTGATGGAGATCCACGCTCGCCTCGGCAACACGATGGTGATGATCACCCATGATGTCGATGAGGCGGTGCTGCTGTCCGATCGCATCGTGATGATGACCAACGGCCCGGCGGCCCGCATCGGCGAAGTGCTCGATGTGACCATGCCCCGTCCCCGCCATCGCATCGAACTCGCCTCCGACCGGACATATCTCAAATGCCGTGAAGCCGTGCTGAAGTTCCTCTACGAACGCCACCGCTTCATCGAAGCGGCGGAGTAG
- a CDS encoding DUF47 domain-containing protein has product MMSIFRKLMPREDRFFEMFSKHSKTVVAAAHALDQLLKGNDVEKNCERIVTLENEADDVTREVLLAVRRSFITPFDRGDIKDLIQSMDDAIDMMHKAVKTIRLFEQSSFDPLMQQMGSEIVKAANLVAEALPLLDRLGANAQRLTAIAEEVTRVEGRSDELYDQGLKDLFLRHGASGNAMAYMIGSEIYGELEKVVDRFEDVANEISGILIENV; this is encoded by the coding sequence ATGATGAGCATTTTTCGCAAGCTGATGCCACGGGAAGACAGATTCTTTGAGATGTTTTCCAAGCACTCGAAGACCGTCGTTGCCGCCGCGCACGCCCTCGACCAACTCCTGAAGGGCAATGACGTTGAGAAAAACTGCGAACGCATCGTCACATTGGAAAACGAGGCCGACGATGTCACGCGTGAGGTTCTTCTGGCCGTTCGACGAAGCTTCATCACGCCCTTCGACCGGGGTGACATCAAGGACCTTATTCAGTCGATGGATGATGCGATCGACATGATGCACAAGGCAGTCAAGACGATCCGTTTGTTCGAACAATCGAGCTTCGATCCGCTCATGCAGCAGATGGGCAGCGAAATCGTCAAGGCGGCAAACCTTGTCGCGGAAGCGCTACCTCTCCTCGACAGATTGGGAGCCAATGCGCAGCGTCTCACGGCCATCGCGGAGGAAGTCACCCGAGTGGAGGGACGTTCCGATGAGCTCTACGACCAGGGTTTGAAGGATCTGTTCTTGCGTCATGGCGCCAGCGGCAATGCGATGGCCTACATGATCGGAAGCGAAATCTACGGAGAACTGGAGAAAGTCGTCGACCGCTTCGAGGATGTCGCCAATGAAATCAGCGGCATTCTCATCGAGAACGTCTGA
- a CDS encoding ABC transporter permease encodes MNAIEFILAGMLAAATPFLLAALGEMVAERAGVLNLGVEGLMAFGAVLAFIIVYQGGGHLLGFVVAGLGSAVLSLLFAFVTLGFRANQVAAGLAIGILGQGLSALFGKTYESLTVRGLPKLALPGLSELPVIGGLFVQDIVVWISLAATLALWAIFAYSKIGLIVRAVGENPKAAHAIGYSVISVRVLAIAFGGAMAGFAGAYASVVYTPLWADGMIAGRGWIAIALVVFGTWLTGRIFLGACLFGAVSLMGLAAQATGLDVPSQLLSSLPYLVTIIVLGIISADRRLLKLNGVASLGEPFER; translated from the coding sequence ATGAACGCCATCGAGTTCATTCTTGCCGGCATGCTCGCGGCTGCGACCCCGTTTCTTCTGGCAGCCCTCGGCGAAATGGTGGCCGAGCGCGCCGGCGTCCTCAACCTCGGGGTCGAGGGATTGATGGCCTTCGGTGCCGTGCTCGCCTTCATTATCGTCTATCAGGGCGGCGGACATCTCCTGGGATTCGTCGTCGCCGGGCTCGGCAGCGCTGTCCTTTCACTGCTCTTTGCCTTCGTCACCCTTGGATTCCGGGCAAACCAGGTGGCGGCGGGCCTTGCCATCGGCATTCTCGGCCAGGGCCTTTCCGCGCTTTTCGGCAAGACCTATGAAAGCCTCACGGTCAGGGGACTTCCGAAGCTCGCCCTTCCCGGGCTTTCGGAATTGCCGGTTATCGGTGGCCTTTTCGTCCAGGACATCGTCGTGTGGATTTCACTCGCCGCGACGCTGGCTTTGTGGGCGATATTTGCCTACAGCAAGATTGGTCTTATCGTCCGCGCCGTCGGCGAGAACCCGAAGGCCGCTCACGCCATCGGCTATTCGGTGATATCAGTCCGCGTCCTCGCCATCGCCTTCGGCGGTGCGATGGCTGGTTTCGCCGGCGCCTATGCGTCGGTGGTCTATACACCGCTCTGGGCCGACGGGATGATCGCCGGGCGCGGCTGGATCGCGATTGCCCTCGTCGTCTTCGGGACTTGGCTCACGGGCCGCATCTTTCTCGGCGCCTGCCTTTTCGGTGCGGTCTCGCTGATGGGGCTTGCTGCCCAGGCAACCGGACTGGACGTTCCCTCGCAGCTGCTCTCGAGCCTGCCATATCTCGTCACGATCATCGTGCTCGGCATCATCTCCGCCGACCGCCGCCTGCTGAAACTGAATGGCGTTGCTTCGCTCGGCGAACCATTCGAGCGATAA
- a CDS encoding BMP family ABC transporter substrate-binding protein, with translation MTKLLSMNRRKFLQASAAGALAGAMPGLIASSAAAQTALTVGFIYVGPKDDYGYNQAHAEGAAVIKAMPGVTLVEEENVPETVDVQKTMESMINLDGATLLFPTSFGYFDPHMLAVAAKHPDIQFRHCGGLWQEGKNPANTGSYFGYIFQGQYLNGIAAGHATKSKKIGFVAAKPIPQVLQNINAFLLGARTVDPGITCQVIFTGEWSLAVKEAEATNALVDQGADVITCHVDSPKVVVETAAGRGAFVCGYHANQSPLAPEKYLTGAEWAWGNVYSDFVKKAQAGEKLGNFVRGGLKDGFVKMSALGPGVSAEGRKAFEATQADMMKGGFSVFKGPLKDNKGDTVVAADKSYAEDAIELESMNYLVEGVVGSTA, from the coding sequence ATGACCAAACTCCTTTCCATGAACCGCCGCAAATTTCTCCAGGCTTCCGCTGCCGGTGCGCTTGCCGGCGCCATGCCGGGCCTGATCGCCTCCTCCGCCGCAGCCCAAACCGCGCTGACCGTCGGCTTCATCTATGTCGGCCCCAAGGACGACTACGGCTACAACCAGGCGCATGCCGAAGGTGCGGCCGTCATCAAGGCGATGCCTGGTGTGACGCTGGTCGAAGAAGAGAACGTGCCGGAGACCGTCGACGTCCAGAAGACGATGGAATCCATGATCAACCTGGATGGCGCGACCCTGCTCTTTCCGACCTCCTTCGGCTACTTCGACCCACACATGCTGGCCGTGGCCGCCAAACATCCCGACATCCAGTTCCGCCACTGTGGCGGCCTCTGGCAGGAAGGCAAGAACCCGGCCAATACGGGCTCCTACTTCGGCTATATCTTCCAGGGCCAGTATCTGAACGGCATTGCCGCCGGCCATGCGACGAAGAGCAAGAAGATCGGCTTCGTTGCCGCCAAGCCGATCCCGCAGGTTCTGCAGAATATCAACGCCTTCCTGCTTGGCGCGCGCACAGTCGATCCTGGTATCACCTGCCAGGTGATTTTCACCGGCGAATGGTCGCTCGCCGTCAAGGAGGCCGAAGCCACCAATGCGCTGGTCGACCAGGGCGCCGACGTCATCACCTGCCACGTCGACAGCCCCAAAGTGGTCGTCGAGACGGCTGCCGGCCGCGGCGCCTTCGTCTGCGGCTATCACGCCAACCAGAGCCCGCTTGCTCCTGAAAAGTACCTCACGGGTGCCGAATGGGCCTGGGGCAACGTCTATAGCGATTTCGTCAAGAAGGCGCAGGCCGGCGAAAAGCTCGGCAACTTCGTGCGTGGCGGCCTGAAGGACGGCTTCGTGAAGATGAGCGCGCTCGGCCCCGGTGTGTCCGCCGAGGGCCGAAAGGCCTTCGAAGCCACGCAGGCCGACATGATGAAGGGCGGCTTCTCGGTCTTCAAGGGACCGTTGAAGGACAACAAGGGCGACACCGTCGTGGCTGCCGACAAGAGCTACGCCGAAGACGCGATCGAGCTCGAAAGCATGAATTATCTGGTCGAGGGCGTCGTCGGGTCCACGGCCTAA
- a CDS encoding ABC transporter ATP-binding protein: MTTPLLSLRGISKSYGQIHANQAIDLDVASQSIHAILGENGAGKSTLMKLIYGVEQPDDGEVVWEGEPLRLASPAEARRHGIGMVFQHFSLFETLTVLENIRLVVPGRKAELKERIRTLGREFGLEVDPLAHVHALSVGERQRVEIIRSLMTNPKLLILDEPTSVLPPQLVEKLFDTLRRLRDGGVSILLISHKLEEIRAICDRATILRGGRVTGDVDPREHDAHDLARMMIGHDMPAPMAALPLSGGEKRLEIIGLDYQPDDPFAVPLSGISLEVRAGEILGIAGISGNGQGELAALISGETVLGRDQRDRIYMMGMDVGRLDAAARRTLGFAFVPEDRLGRGAVPEMSLVLNSLLTAHPLKLLRHGLVDRGRATSFTDDCIRQYDVRTPGPDAEAGTLSGGNLQKFIVGREIMLSPKLLFLAQPTWGVDIGAASAIRSRLVALRNRGMAILVISEELEELFELCDSIQVLHHGRLSPPLATRDTKPEEIGRYMIGAQASPEKVHI, from the coding sequence ATGACCACCCCGCTCCTGTCGCTGCGCGGCATTTCGAAGAGCTACGGCCAGATCCATGCCAATCAGGCCATCGATCTGGACGTGGCGTCGCAATCGATCCATGCGATCCTCGGGGAAAACGGGGCGGGAAAATCGACGCTGATGAAGCTGATCTACGGCGTCGAGCAACCGGACGACGGAGAGGTCGTCTGGGAAGGAGAACCCTTGCGCCTTGCCTCCCCTGCCGAGGCAAGGCGCCACGGTATCGGCATGGTCTTCCAGCATTTCTCGCTGTTCGAGACCCTGACCGTCCTGGAGAATATTCGGCTGGTCGTGCCGGGCCGCAAGGCTGAGCTCAAGGAACGCATTCGGACGCTTGGACGGGAATTCGGCCTCGAAGTCGACCCGCTTGCCCATGTGCATGCGCTGTCCGTCGGCGAGCGGCAACGGGTGGAGATCATCCGAAGCCTGATGACCAACCCGAAACTGCTGATCCTCGACGAGCCCACCTCCGTCCTGCCGCCGCAACTGGTGGAGAAGCTCTTCGACACGCTGCGACGACTGCGCGACGGCGGCGTTTCCATCCTGTTGATCTCCCACAAGCTCGAAGAAATCCGGGCGATCTGCGACCGGGCGACGATCCTGCGCGGCGGACGCGTAACCGGGGATGTCGACCCGCGTGAACATGATGCCCATGACCTTGCCCGCATGATGATCGGCCATGACATGCCGGCGCCGATGGCGGCGCTGCCACTGTCTGGTGGCGAAAAGCGGCTGGAGATCATCGGTTTGGACTATCAGCCCGACGATCCCTTCGCGGTGCCGCTCTCCGGCATCAGCCTCGAGGTTCGTGCCGGCGAAATCCTCGGGATCGCCGGTATTTCGGGCAACGGCCAAGGCGAGCTTGCCGCGTTAATTTCAGGCGAGACGGTGCTGGGGCGCGACCAACGCGACCGGATCTACATGATGGGGATGGATGTCGGCAGGCTCGATGCCGCCGCGCGGCGGACGCTCGGATTTGCCTTCGTTCCGGAAGACCGGCTCGGACGCGGCGCCGTGCCCGAAATGTCGCTCGTCCTCAACAGCCTGCTGACGGCCCATCCGCTCAAGCTTTTGCGGCACGGTCTCGTCGACAGGGGGCGGGCGACGTCGTTCACCGATGATTGCATCCGCCAGTATGATGTGCGCACTCCCGGCCCGGATGCGGAAGCTGGCACCCTGTCGGGCGGCAATCTGCAGAAGTTCATCGTTGGTCGCGAAATCATGCTGTCTCCCAAATTGCTTTTCCTGGCGCAACCGACCTGGGGCGTCGATATCGGCGCCGCATCCGCCATCCGCAGCCGTCTGGTCGCATTGCGCAATCGGGGCATGGCGATCCTCGTCATTTCCGAGGAGCTGGAAGAACTGTTCGAGCTCTGCGATTCCATCCAGGTGCTGCATCACGGCCGGCTCAGCCCGCCGCTCGCAACGCGGGACACGAAGCCCGAGGAGATCGGCCGATACATGATCGGGGCACAAGCCTCGCCCGAGAAAGTCCATATATGA